The following proteins are encoded in a genomic region of Oryzias latipes chromosome 17, ASM223467v1:
- the LOC101166743 gene encoding supervillin isoform X2 yields MFRNPWISSYHVNPLQPCRQGFGSKVSTKICNSTSLPGSLNFQSDCSFKDKTTLVKSVSDTDGKLLVVLPKVSDLKKYFEGGISKELQMNRKERIARRLEGIESEATPALVSGGLVANRMLEEDPPRYTRASDPREPRVTAKRYNRAELETPKKTMSSPDRSPHAKSGVGSSHTEPVVVYVDPVTLSTSSTPASGSTEPNNLTSKAERIARYKAERRRQLSERYGIHLDQEADVDYTPRYRSRQDPESAVRQSSARREKETVQVEAQGREPSVPYRSGIGRVYMRTHPEPSPAGTVGHIHSNQAPPPTQERPSRLVEPEKALNMENNRRGEVQEGSVSYRSRTQEPHLPQQLHTHHQESSQTTKGYSIAAVPSSPRTARRSSLPSTRYGISPGDLFIEQQAQSILNRQGIRVRERLSRDETVQKPPDWSPDRHQTNQHHSHGSAQRVSKQPEIIMKRSGSQTHNRPGHGQTASHPFTSDLQHCATAVDPQPYLAVPAPVRKSSGPPEVQPRRRVSTDQIYAAHREARLEAKQVLKEEGHTEGLLKSRKAVLPSEIRRRERSVDDAQRDCHEAMDRQNISPDRRRMSRGEEDWDRERPRERGRERQVQRIRERGEEHVSTNDSQEQRTFRSMEPPHTSVHQHHVQSQPLEPVHLQIRPPEPQLQHEPQKGEHAAQSQQLPQMQHQFKQLRHLQENQSLLQSQHEHHVLSSQNQKIRIKQEPQLQQETVPQTQQPAQLNIQKLDPVGYLKTGSSLAQAGNRSMETSGGLKPKLRTRSMSDIGVNKHSAIYCIERARRDGSRINPLPVTTNGDMNTLDTRVSVAQLRHSYLENANRKPEFETTKVDLPAMEMDAITSTDQERGARRPRRYITPGESRMSERFRTQPITSAERLESDRSRLSPSQLEDAEAEEKLDERAKMSVAAKRSLFRELEKTSDGGVPKPRSRNAAVERRLRRVQDRSHTQPVTNKEITASSLQDSSQPGSEAQEQDKENQDQPGQAPGSEGKPHGQDAPDLSALSLSEKMALFNCLAQPTAKPAEGVRGEIRQRRSNTRFQTQPITQGEVEQLKNGSEIKLEPLSAALVRSVAAVTSQSSLTTVNAMPGSGSNEDGFRLGKCTAIPYIPAQQQQPSSTSIHQERAPRYFSLTQSGDPGHPETDLNSSPLLPIGEATRLPLVTTSSADQWQQGVIVEECLKGQQKEKVGGRQQGGARQDIQGGIIPSKLYSSSRDREDRLQHHQLSAEPSLWHDEPELLPSRRAADGNSQRGDRRGKEGELRETGAAHASSLEDQAGTAARSQGGFPDSLDHPVTLKPLIAKVSSRTVSYVSNSQQHQESTIRPPQTLPKPSSFIQPPPTHPKPFTHSPQTQPKPQGFVQSLPKPFQPQPKAQGPPQTPPKPQYFAQTLVKSQSLPLDNTEDFSRNTSGNQLSPTESGDGLSDGMSAQQMSIKERVALLKKSGEEDWKNRINKKQEVASNEQQAQQWETGETGQKEDGVRDHSAVSVSEQLWGPVFSSTFSPPISLGQKCQYIDHHGQNAGEDIEAQMSIEERKQMISTREDAWKTKGKGAANDSDQYTVAARMVKQGLAASSSVISPILSPVSTKLKSSAAMVKPHEEIEARPDMESDKKLDKLESFLGRLNSKVAGLQETTITVTEKAVKEVMKLDDEIFSKFYKRVAEFPRMPTRIELSEDFDSIFGSQSPKLTSAMVQHKLAVRPSRNVRSSRNPLRMLAAREDIRHEYTEQRLNVAQVESKRIKAEKNEPSRTSEYSEAALAGLASKENFSGVSLRSVNLTEQSSNNSAVPYKSLMLMQVKGRRHVQTRLVEPRASSLNSGDCFLLVTPDHCFVWIGEFSNVIEKAKAMDLATFIQTKKDMGCRANQLQTIEEGVDPQGAETQQFWTILGGQMPYQSAGPPEEDEQFENGIVETNCIFRLLDDKLVPDDEEWGKNPHSCLLSSKEVLVFDFGSEVYVWHGKEVTLAQRKVAFQLAKHLWNGTFDYTCCDINPLDPGGCNTLIPRKGQGRPDWAIFGRLTEHNETALFKEKFLDWSEAKSPTPKEGGEPVPEPKEAPGRECRPYDATLMLPIICSPVCTILEGVNVGRGYGPVETEDRMRVQEISTVSVDVWHILEFDYSRLPRQSIGQFHEGDAYVVKWKYMVSTSVGRRQNPDARSSGPGKEKCCYFFWQGRHSTVSEKGTSALMTVELNEKRGAQVQVQQGKEPPAFLQCFNGGMIIHAGKREEEEENTQSEWRLYCVRGEVPVEGHLLEVACHCSSLRSRASMIMLNINKAVIYLWHGCKSQQHTRSVGNTAALKIKEQCPLEAGLHCSSNVTIHECDEGAETPGFWEALGRKDRKAYDCMLQDPGKFNFTPRLFQLSSTSGDFVAAEFFHPSGAADLVSSLPFLQEDLYNASQPALFMVDNFHEVYLWQGWWPQDSESTGSARIRWDADRKCAMQTVLQYCKEKNEKKPPKAYLIHAGLEPLTFTNMFPSWEHREDVAEITEREAEVCNQIILVEDVLARLCQNSFPLSQLQTRPLPEGVDPLRLEIYLSDQDFERALEMTREEYECLPGWKQVNLKKAKGLF; encoded by the exons GATTTGGATCAAAAGTTTCCACCAAAATCTGCAACTCAACCTCTCTGCCAGGATCCTTAAA ttttcaGAGTGACTGTTCCTTCAAAGATAAAACTACCCTGGTCAAGAGTGTCTCTGACACAGATGGTAAACTTCTGGTTGTTCTCCCAAAAG tgtctgatttaaagaaatactttgaaGGAGGAATATCCAAAGAACTGCAGATGAACAG AAAGGAGAGGATAGCCCGGCGCTTGGAGGGGATTGAAAGCGAAGCCACACCTGCTCTTGTGTCTGGTGGTTTGGTGGCCAACAGGATGCTGGAGGAGGACCCACCACGGTACACTCGCGCCTCTGACCCCCGTGAACCACGGGTCACAG CCAAGCGCTACAATCGAGCAGAGCTGGAGACACCAAAGAAGACAATGTCATCTCCAGACCGATCACCCCATGCCAAAAGTGGTGTTGGCAGCAGCCATACAGAGCCAGTTGTGGTGTATGTAGATCCAGTGACGTTGTCAACATCATCAACACCCGCATCTGGCTCCACTGAGCCCAACAACCTCACCTCAAAGGCTGAACGAATCGCCCGCTATAAAGCAGAACGCCGTCGGCAGCTTTCAGAGCGCTATGGCATCCATCTTGATCAGGAGGCCGATGTGGACTACACTCCACGTTACCGTTCCAGGCAGGATCCAGAATCTGCTGTCCGTCAATCATCTGCCAGGCGGGAAAAGGAAACAGTCCAAGTGGAGGCTCAAGGGCGGGAGCCTAGTGTGCCGTATCGCTCTGGAATTGGCAGGGTTTACATGAGGACACACCCAGAGCCTTCACCTGCTGGCACAGTGGGTCACATCCACTCCAACCAAGCCCCGCCTCCAACCCAAGAAAGGCCCAGTAGGTTGGTGGAACCTGAAAAAGCATTGAATATGGAGAACAACCGCCGAGGTGAAGTTCAGGAGGGCTCAGTTTCTTACAGAAGCAGGACACAGGAGCCACATTTGCCTCAACAACTGCATACCCACCACCAAGAGTCAAGCCAAACCACCAAGGGCTACAGTATTGCAGCAGTTCCCAGCTCTCCTCGCACTGCCCGTAGGTCTTCCCTGCCCTCCACTCGCTATGGTATCTCACCTGGAGATTTATTCATAGAGCAACAGGCACAGAGCATCCTCAACAGGCAGGG AATCCGAGTAAGAGAGCGATTGTCCAGAGATGAAACTGTCCAGAAGCCCCCAGACTGGAGTCCAGACCGACACCAGACGAACCAACATCACTCTCATGGAAGTGCTCAACGTGTATCCAAGCAGCCAGAGATCATCATGAAGAGGAGTGGTTCCCAAACTCACAACCGTCCTGGCCACGGCCAAACTGCCAGTCATCCCTTCACATCTGACCTTCAACACTGTGCCACTGCTGTGGACCCTCAGCCCTATTTGGCTGTACCTGCTCCAGTCCGCAAATCTTCTGGACCTCCAGAGGTACAACCACGAAGAAGAGTGAGCACTGACCAGATCTATGCAGCCCACAGGGAGGCAAGACTGGAGGCAAAGCAGGTCCTGAAGGAAGAAGGCCACACAGAAGGACTCCTAAAGAGCAGGAAAGCTGTTTTACCCTCAGAAATTCGTCGAAGGGAAAGGAGTGTTGATGATGCTCAGAGGGACTGTCATGAAGCCATGGACAGACAGAACATCAGTCCAGACAGAAGACGGATGAGTCGAGGGGAGGAGGACTGGGATCGGGAAAGGCCAAGGGAAAGGGGAAGAGAAAGGCAGGTTCAGAGGATCAGAGAAAGGGGAGAGGAGCATGTCTCTACCAATGACAGCCAAGAACAGAGAACCTTCAGATCAATGGAACCTCCCCACACCTCTGTGCACCAGCATCATGTGCAGAGTCAACCCTTGGAGCCAGTGCACCTGCAAATTCGGCCTCCAGAGCCACAACTGCAACATGAACCCCAAAAAGGAGAACACGCCGCTCAAAGCCAGCAACTCCCTCAGATGCAACATCAGTTCAAGCAGCTGAGACACCTGCAGGAGAACCAAAGCCTGCTTCAGAGTCAGCATGAGCACCACGTGCTTTCTAGTCAAAACCAGAAGATCCGCATAAAACAAGAACCCCAACTTCAACAAGAAACTGTTCCACAGACGCAGCAACCAGCCCAACTGAATATCCAAAAATTGGACCCAGTTGGCTATCTAAAGACAGGTTCCTCTCTGGCTCAAGCAGGAAACAGAAGCATGGAAACAAGTGGTGGACTAAAACCCAAGTTACGAACCCGTTCTATGTCAGACATAGGTGTAAACAAGCACTCTGCCATTTATTGCATTGAAAGAGCCAGAAGAGACGGATCCAGGATTAACCCTCTTCCTGTAACGACTAATGGAGATATGAACACCTTGGACACAAGGGTTTCTGTAGCACAACTGCGACACTCCTACCTGGAGAATGCCAACCGGAAACCTGAGTT TGAGACGACTAAAGTAGATCTGCCAGCAATGGAAATGGATGCCATCACCAGCACTGATCAGGAGCGGGGAGCTCGCAGGCCTCGGCGTTACATCACTCCAGGAGAGAGTCGCATGTCGGAGCGGTTCAGGACTCAGCCCATCACCTCTGCAGAGCGTCTGGAGTCTGACAG GTCCCGTCTAAGTCCATCACAACTAGAAGATGCTGAAG CTGAAGAAAAACTGGATGAAAGAGCCAAGATGAGTGTAGCTGCAAAAAGGTCTCTCTTCAGG GAGCTGGAAAAGACATCGGATGGAGGAGTTCCCAAACCCCGCTCTCGAAATGCTGCCGTAGAAAGACGTTTGCGAAGAGTCCAGGACCGCTCGCACACACAGCCAGTCACCAACAAGGAAATCACTGCCTCCAG CCTTCAGGACTCCTCTCAGCCAGGCTCAGAAGCTCAGGAgcaagacaaagaaaaccaggaTCAGCCGGGTCAAGCACCTGGGTCTGAAGGCAAACCACACGGCCAGGATGCGCCTGACCTTTCTGCACTGAGTTTATCTGAGAAGATGGCTCTGTTCAACTGCCTAGCCCAACCTACTGCCAAACCAGCAGAGGGAGTTCGAGGGGAGATCCGCCAACGCAGATCCAACACCCGTTTTCAAACCCAGCCTATCACCCAGGGGGAAGTGGAGCAG CTTAAAAATGGAAGTGAGATCAAGCTGGAGCCATTATCCGCTGCCCTGGTTCGATCTGTAGCAGCCGTCACCTCCCAGTCCTCCCTCACCACAGTCAATGCGATGCCAGGCAGTGGCAGCAATGAGGATGGGTTTCGTTTAGGGAAGTGCACCGCCATTCCCTACATCCCTGCCCAACAACAGCAACCCAGCAGCACAAGCATCCACCAGGAGAGGGCGCCGAGGTATTTCTCCTTGACCCAGAGCGGGGACCCAGGCCACCCTGAGACAGACCTCaactcctcccctctcctcccAATAGGAGAGGCAACCCGGCTCCCTCTCGTTACCACCTCCTCTGCCGATCAGTGGCAGCAGGGGGTGATTGTGGAGGAGTGTTTGAAAGggcagcaaaaagagaaggttGGGGGGAGACAGCAGGGAGGAGCCAGGCAAGACATCCAAGGTGGCATCATTCCCAGCAAGCTTTACTCATCCAGCAGGGACAGAGAGGACAGGCTGCAGCATCATCAGCtctctgctgagccttcttTGTGGCACGACGAGCCGGAGCTGCTGCCCAGCAGAAGAGCTGCAGACGGAAACTCCCAgagaggagacagaagaggaaaagAAGGAGAACTGAGAGAAACTGGAGCAGCTCATGCTTCCTCTTTAGAGGATCAGGCTGGGACCGCTGCCCGGAGCCAGGGAGGCTTTCCAG ACTCGTTGGATCATCCAGTGACTCTGAAGCCACTGATAGCAAAAGTATCCTCCAGGACGGTGTCTTACGTCTCAAACAGCCAGCAGCATCAGGAAAGCACCATTCGTCCCCCTCAGACGCTTCCTAAACCCTCATCCTTCATCCAGCCGCCCCCGACTCACCCCAAACCTTTCACTCACTCCCCACAAACCCAGCCCAAGCCTCAGGGGTTTGTCCAGTCACTCCCAAAACCTTTCCAGCCTCAGCCTAAAGCTCAGGGGCCTCCTCAGACACCACCTAAGCCTCAGTACTTTGCCCAGACTCTGGTGAAGTCCCAGTCTCTGCCTCTGGACAACACTGAAGACTTCAGCAGAAACACTTCTGGaaaccagctgtccccaacagAGTCTGGGGACGGACTGTCTGACGGCATGTCCGCACAACAGATGTCTATCAAAGAGAG AGTGGCCCTCCTGAAGAAGAGTGGTGAAGAAGATTGGAAGAACAGGATCAAcaagaaacaggaagtggcgTCCAACGAGCAGCAGGCTCAGCAGTGGGAGACGGGGGAGACCGGCCAGAAG GAGGACGGGGTTCGGGACCACTCTGCTGTCTCTGTGTCTGAACAGTTGTGG GGGCCTGTTTTCTCCTCCACTTTTTCTCCTCCCATCTCCCTTGGGCAAAAGTGTCAGTATATTGATCACCATGGTCAG AATGCTGGGGAGGACATTGAGGCCCAGATGAGCATTGAAGAGAGGAAACAGATGATCTCAACTCGAGAGGACGCCTGGAAGACAAAGGGCAAAGGAGCAGCCAATGACTCAGACCAGTACACAGTCGCAGCACGAATGGTCAAGCAAG GTCTGGCAGCCTCCTCCTCGGTCATCAGTCCCATCCTCTCACCGGTCTCCACCAAACTCAAGAGCAGTGCGGCGATGGTCAAACCACACGAGG aAATTGAGGCAAGACCTGACATGGAATCCGACAAAAAGCTGGACAAATTAGAGAGTTTCTTAGGACGTTTGAATAGCAAAG TGGCAGGCTTGCAGGAAACCACCATTACAGTGACGGAGAAGGCAGTGAAAGAAGTGATGAAACTGGATGATGAGATCTTCTCCAAGTTCTACAAACGCGTGGCAGAATTTCCTCGCATGCCCACCAGAATCGAGCTCAGTGAAGACTTTGACTCCATCTTTGGTTCTCAGAGCCCCAA GTTGACTTCAGCCATGGTGCAGCACAAGCTAGCAGTTCGTCCATCCAGGAATGTGCGATCATCTCGAAACCCTCTGAGGATGCTGGCAGCCAGAGAGGACATCCGACATGAGTACACTGAGCAGAGACTGAATGTAGCCCAGGTGGAGAGCAAGAGGATAAAGGCAGAGAAGAACGAGC CGAGCAGAACCTCTGAGTACTCCGAGGCAGCTCTGGCAGGTCTGGCCAGCAAGGAGAACTTCAGCGGTGTGAGTCTGCGCAGCGTCAACCTCACAGAACAGAGCTCCAACAACAGCGCAGTGCCATATAAAAGCCTCATGCTCATGCAGGTCAAAG GTCGGCGTCATGTTCAGACCAGATTAGTGGAGCCCAGAGCATCTTCTCTGAACAGCGGAGACTGTTTCCTGCTGGTGACTCCAGACCACTGCTTTGTTTGGATAGGAGAGTTCTCTAATGTCATTGAGAAAGCTAAA GCGATGGATTTGGCAACTTTCATTCAGACAAAGAAGGACATGGGCTGCAGGGCCAACCAGCTGCAGACTATTGAAGAAGGGGTTGACCCACAGGGTGCAGAGACGCAGCAGTTCTGGACGATCCTCGGAGGACAGATGCCTTACCAGT CGGCAGGCCCACCAGAGGAGGATGAGCAGTTTGAGAATGGCATCGTGGAAACCAACTGTATCTTCAGGTTGCTGGATGATAAACTGGttcctgatgatgaagagtgGGGGAAGAATCCTCACAGCTGCCTGTTGTCATCGAAGGAG GTTCTTGTGTTTGACTTTGGCAGCGAGGTGTATGTTTGGCACGGCAAAGAAGTGACTCTGGCACAGAGGAAGGTGGCCTTCCAGCTGGCCAAACACCTGTGGAACGGCACCTTTGACTACACCTGCTGCGACATCAACCCGCTTGACCCGGGAGGCTGCAACACCCTCATACCCAG AAAAGGTCAGGGTCGTCCAGATTGGGCAATATTCGGCAGATTGACTGAGCACAATGAGACTGCTTTGTTTAAGGAGAAGTTTCTGGATTGGTCAGAAGCAAAGTCGCCCACTCCAAAGGAGGGTGGTGAACCTGTACCTGAGCCAAAG GAGGCTCCAGGACGAGAGTGTCGACCTTACGATGCCACCCTAATGCTGCCCATCATCTGCTCACCTGTTTGCACCATTTTGGAAGGAGTGAATGTGGGCCGCGGTTACGGGCCAGTGGAGACAGAGGACCGCATGAGGGTCCAGGAGATCAGCACGGTGTCTGTGGATGTCTGGCACATCCTGGAGTTTGATTACAGCCGTCTGCCGCGACAGAGCATCGGCCAGTTCCATGAGGGAGACGCATATGTGGTCAAGTGGAAGTACATGGTCAGCACTTCAG TTGGTCGCAGGCAGAACCCTGATGCGAGGAGCAGCGGGCCGGGGAAGGAGAAATGCTGCTACTTCTTCTGGCAGGGTCGGCACTCCACCGTCAGCGAGAAGGGGACGTCAGCACTGATGACAGTGGAGTTGAATGAGAAGAGGGGGGCTCAG GTCCAAGTTCAACAAGGAAAGGAACCGCCTGCTTTTCTTCAATGCTTCAATGGAGGGATGATCATTCATGCTGGcaaaagggaggaagaggaggaaaacacTCAGA GCGAGTGGCGTCTTTACTGTGTGCGAGGGGAGGTGCCGGTGGAGGGCCATCTGCTGGAAGTGGCGTGTCACTGCAGCAGCCTGCGTTCCCGAGCCTCCATGATCATGCTCAACATCAACAAGGCTGTCATTTACCTGTGGCACGGCTGCAAAAGCCAGCAGCACACCCGCAGTGTGGGAAATACCGCCGCCCTCAAGATCAAAGAACA GTGTCCTCTGGAAGCAGGTCTTCACTGCAGTAGCAACGTCACAATTCACGAGTGTGATGAAGGAGCAGAAACTCCGGGCTTCTGGGAGGCGCTGGGGCGGAAGGACAGGAAGGCTTATGACTGCATGCTGCAAG ATCCAGGTAAATTCAACTTCACCCCGCGGCTCTTCCAGCTGAGCAGCACATCTGGAGACTTTGTGGCCGCTGAGTTCTTTCATCCGTCGGGAGCTGCAGACTTGGTCAGCTCACTGCCCTTTCTGCAGGAAGACCTTTACAATGCATCACAGCCTG CTTTGTTCATGGTGGATAACTTCCACGAGGTTTACCTGTGGCAGGGCTGGTGGCCTCAGGACAGTGAGAGCACCGGCTCGGCTCGCATCCGCTGGGACGCTGACAGGAAGTGTGCCATGCAGACTGTGCTGCAGTACTGCAAAG AGAAGAACGAGAAGAAACCTCCGAAGGCGTACCTGATCCACGCCGGTCTGGAGCCGCTCACCTTCACCAACATGTTCCCCAGCTGGGAGCACCGAGAGGACGTGGCTGAGATCACAGAACGG GAGGCAGAGGTGTGTAACCAGATCATCCTGGTGGAGGACGTGCTGGCCAGACTCTGTCAGAATTCCTTCCCCCTGTCTCAGCTGCAGACCCGACCCCTCCCAGAGGGAGTCGACCCGCTACGCCTGGAAATCTACCTGTCCGACCAGGACTTTGAG